The following proteins are encoded in a genomic region of Ornithodoros turicata isolate Travis chromosome 6, ASM3712646v1, whole genome shotgun sequence:
- the LOC135398992 gene encoding small ribosomal subunit protein eS21, whose protein sequence is MQNEAGEYVDLYIPRKCSTSNRIIHAKDHASIQINLAVVDESTGRVTGETKAYAICGAIRRMGESDDSITRLAQVDGFIPKDY, encoded by the exons ATGCAGAACGAAGCTGGGGAATACGTTGATCTTTACATCCCAAGGAAGTG CTCCACTAGCAACCGCATCATCCACGCCAAGGATCATGCATCCATTCAGATCAACTTAGCTGTC GTCGACGAGTCGACCGGTCGTGTGACAGGGGAGACCAAGGCCTACGCTATTTGTGGAGCCATCCGGAGAATG GGTGAATCCGACGATTCCATCACACGGTTGGCACAAGTGGATGGCTTCATCCCAAA
- the LOC135398989 gene encoding uncharacterized protein LOC135398989 produces MAKAKKITKGKHTTINKGNHSLNPDRVKKSNDNSMRDKSTIKRLLMYKNSKPYRNRKGKIVKAAPYQSWVNSGTVARVAPNQKWFGNTKVVTQNALQKFQEALGTAMKDPYQVVMKQTKLPVTLLNEKAKNARVHILDTSSYESTFGPKAQRKRPSLPATDLEELVTTADQKSEKYDETKDTDLVREFEHKDLAREEIMSKGQSKRIWNELYKVIDSSDVIIQVLDARDPMGTRSKFIENFLRKEKPYKHLIFVLNKCDLIPTWVTQRWVMILSAEYPTMAFHSSITNPFGKGALINLLRQFSRLHSDKRQISVGFIGYPNVGKSSVINALRAKKVCNVAPLAGETKVWQYITLMRKIYLIDCPGVVYPTGDTDTEIVLKGVVRVENIKDPEDHIPEVLNRVRREYLVKTYKIESWDDATDFLEKLGKRSGKLLKGGDPDISTVAKMVLNDWQRGKLPYFVKPPEEETDGTPQPSNNAAETNKAAVTESKKKASDTKPQPQVLQDLSKIRVVPKFEGSDVKPLLTLGCEDGYDTDEEEKEDENEEEENSEKQDTGSEKNSDGSDEKKESTLVSNEGIESGEAKVDGVGAEAADDKLPNETDIKEGHEKHENGVHETGVSLADDTGETEASATSDAVGTKVTSSDLGDGGIVPDPVTTTESPCVDDVKATESGECNDGASGDNGSEKKNVRWSDSVETLEAKKDTLKAVAERKKTMKRKLSWNDRTLKKDMRIPLIGELTKGTKNPWGQFLNSRPKKKQKTEGDTVETNAAAVEDTEPKMGTAENVGGGEAPELAQACTSKAQSIRPAKKVCPSGTFVVTALKGGQGSSKKHRARRDDSDDEIPKLTGKEKRRLMNAQKVKKIGHHFYDYANVKNKPREKKPVNHKLGFRGHTKKK; encoded by the exons ATGGCAAAAGCTAAAAAGATTACTAAAGGAAAACATACCACCATCAACAAAGGAAATCACAGCTTAAACCCAG ACCGCGTCAAGAAGAGCAATGACAACTCAATGCGTGACAAGAGTACGATTAAAAGGCTTTTGATGTACAAGAACTCCAAGCCATACAG GAATAGGAAAGGTAAAATTGTCAAAGCAGCGCCGTACCAGTCGTGGGTGAACTCTGGAACAGTTGCTCGAGTTGCGCCCAACCAGAAATGGTTTGGGAACACAAAAGTCGTCACACAGAACGCTCTTCAGAAGTTTCAAGAAGCCCTCGGAACAGCTATGAAGGATCCGTACCAAGTGGTGATGAAGCAGACCAAGCTACCTGTTACGTTACTTAACGAAAAAGCAAAG AATGCCAGGGTACATATTTTGGATACATCAAGTTACGAATCAACGTTTGGACCCAAGGCACAGCGGAAACGGCCAAGCCTGCCAGCCACGGACTTGGAG GAGCTCGTCACTACAGCAGACCAGAAAAGTGAGAAGTACGATGAGACGAAGGACACAGATCTAGTCAGAGAATTTGAACACAAGGATTTAGCGCGTGAAGAGATTATGTCGAAGGGACAGTCCAAACGAATCTGGAATGAGCTCTACAAG GTTATCGATTCATCAGATGTCATCATTCAAGTGCTCGACGCCCGTGATCCAATGGGGACGAGGTCCAAATTTATCGAAAACTTCTTGCGGAAGGAGAAGCCGTACAAACACCTCATATTTGTGTTGAACAAATGTGACCTGATACCTACATGGGTCACG CAACGCTGGGTCATGATCCTGTCTGCGGAGTATCCAACCATGGCGTTTCATTCAAGCATCACAAACCCATTCGGAAAGGGAGCGCTCATTAACCTTCTTCGCCAGTTTTCTAGG TTGCATTCGGACAAACGCCAAATCAGCGTCGGCTTTATTGGGTACCCCAACGTCGGAAAGTCATCCGTCATCAACGCCCTCAGGGCAAAGAAGGTGTGCAACGTGGCACCCCTCGCAGGAGAAACAAAG GTCTGGCAATACATCACTCTGATGCGGAAGATCTACCTCATCGACTGTCCTGGTGTTGTCTACCCAACCGGAGACACTGACACGGAAATTGTTCTGAAAGGGGTG GTTCGAGTAGAAAACATTAAAGACCCCGAAGACCACATTCCCGAGGTACTAAATCGTGTGAGGAGGGAGTACCTTGTAAAGACCTACAAGATTGAAAGCTGGGACGATGCAACAGATTTTCTTGAAAAACTGGGCAAGAGGTCTGGCAAACTTCTCAAG GGCGGTGACCCAGATATCAGCACTGTGGCCAAGATGGTATTGAACGACTGGCAGCGTGGCAAGTTGCCATATTTCGTGAAGCCACCAGAAGAG GAGACTGACGGCACTCCTCAACCGAGTAACAATGCTGCTGAAACAAACAAGGCCGCAGTTACAGAAAGCAAGAAGAAGGCTTCTGACACTAAGCCGCAGCCACAGGTTCTACAAGACCTGTCTAAGATACGTGTCGTCCCCAAGTTTGAAGGAAGTGATGTGAAACCGCTGCTGACACTGGGGTGTGAAGACGGCTATGACACTGATGAGGAAGAGAAGGAGGATGAGAATGAAGAAGAGGAGAACAGCGAGAAGCAAGACACTGGTTCCGAGAAGAACAGCGATGGAAGTGATGAGAAAAAGGAGAGTACACTAGTATCAAATGAAGGGATCGAAAGCGGGGAAGCTAAGGTGGATGGGGTGGGTGCAGAAGCAGCAGATGACAAACTTCCAAACGAAACAGACATTAAGGAAGGTCACGAGAAGCACGAAAACGGTGTCCATGAAACGGGAGTCagcctagcagacgacacaggcGAGACAGAAGCGTCTGCTACGTCAGACGCAGTCGGCACAAAAGTTACTTCGAGTGATCTAGGTGACGGAGGCATCGTACCTGATCCTGTTACTACCACAGAAAGCCCTTGTGTAGATGATGTGAAGGCTACTGAATCTGGTGAGTGTAATGATGGTGCATCAGGGGACAACGGCAGTGAAAAAAAGAATGTGAGGTGGTCAGATAGTGTCGAGACACTGGAAGCAAAGAAAGACACACTCAAAGCCGTGGCTGAAAGAAAGAAGACCATGAAGCGTAAGCTGTCCTGGAATGACAGAACCCTTAAGAAGGACATGAGGATTCCTCTGATTGGGGAATTGACTAAGGGAACAAAGAATCCCTGGGGTCAGTTTTTGAACAGCAGAccaaaaaagaagcaaaaaacagAAGGAGACACCGTGGAAACCAATGCAGCTGCAGTTGAAGACACCGAACCAAAGATGGGTACAGCTGAAAACGTCGGAGGAGGAGAGGCTCCGGAGCTGGCTCAGGCTTGCACGTCTAAGGCACAGAGCATCAGGCCTGCAAAGAAG GTGTGTCCTAGTGGAACGTTTGTTGTCACTGCACTAAAAGGTGGACAGGGATCATCTAAGAAGCATAGAGCACGAAGGGATGATAGTGATGATGAAATTCCTAAGCTTACTGGAAAAGAG AAGCGTCGCCTGATGAACGCGCAGAAGGTGAAGAAGATCGGACATCATTTCTACGACTATGCGAACGTCAAGAACAAACCTCGAGAAAAGAAGCCGGTTAATCATAAACTTGGCTTCAGAGGTCATACGAAAAAGAAATGA